One genomic segment of Bombyx mori chromosome W, ASM3026992v2 includes these proteins:
- the LOC134201658 gene encoding uncharacterized protein LOC134201658, with protein sequence MELGDQKPSQLLRRMRELARDKVPDDTLRVLWQGHLTTTLRAILTVTETKYLDNLAMIADNVAEATRVNHISEVVNQQTSNMERPSTSETSLILAEIAKLSVRMTNMEQSRSRQNYFDRNRDRSGSRSSSRRRTSENPNWLCYYHYKFRQNAQKCVQPCAWKPSSES encoded by the coding sequence ATGGAACTAGGAGATCAAAAACCTTCTCAGCTATTGCGCCGCATGAGAGAGTTAGCCAGAGATAAAGTACCGGACGACACCCTGCGAGTGTTATGGCAAGGTCACTTAACTACAACATTGAGGGCAATCCTTACAGTCactgaaacaaaatatttagaCAACCTCGCCATGATTGCGGATAATGTTGCGGAGGCCACGCGAGTTAACCACATCTCTGAGGTCGTTAATCAGCAAACCTCGAATATGGAACGACCATCAACAAGCGAGACATCTTTAATTTTAGCGGAAATAGCAAAATTAAGCGTCAGAATGACTAACATGGAGCAGTCACGATCCAGACAAAACTACTTTGATCGTAACCGTGATAGAAGTGGCTCACGATCTTCATCGAGACGCCGTACCTCAGAGAACCCCAACTGGTTATGTTACTACCATTACAAGTTCCGTCAGAATGCTCAGAAATGCGTCCAACCATGTGCATGGAAACCAAGTTCGGAAAGCTAG